In Desmospora profundinema, the genomic stretch CCGGGAAAAGGGGCAGGTGTACAATGCATTGAAGCATTTCTTCGGGAGGAGGGAAGAAGCGATAGGGTAAAAAGAGAAAAATCCGCTCCTTAAACAGGGGCGGTATTTTTCTTTGATAAGGGAGTATGATTTTTCTCGGCCCGGTGGAGAGGATTTTTGTTCTCTCTTGCCTATGAATATATTACCATGTTGTGAGTTGGGATTAGCCTAAGTGGAAGTGATTTTTGATGAAAAAGAGTTTACGCATCCTGATTGTATTCGGGTTGGTTGGAGTTGGGGGAGCAGTTGAAGATGGTTCCCTTAGTTTGTGACGAAAGGGAAGATTAGACTGGAAGAGCCCTTTGGAGTCCCTCAGGAACTTAGCAAACCGTAAAGGACTTCCGAATCTTGATGGTTACTTTTTTACTTCGTATTTGGGTTTGGTGTCGCTATCCCCAACCCCCTGGCTCGTCTGTCTTTGAATCACCCGGGTAACGGGTAGGGACCGAGCAGAGAGGACAGGGGGTCGGAAAGCCGGGCGGAGATCAAACTCCCTGATGATGAACCGGTATGCGTTTGCGGGAGGAAATTCGATTTTACTTGTAGAACTGGATGGGCATGTACTACTGGATACGCGGTTGCCGGTATGGGTCGTACCTGTTTGCGGAAGCTGCTGAAGGACGTCACCGATTCGCCGGTAAAATCATTTATATTGACGGAGGGAGGATCCATCATTGAGGAAGCTGATAGATTTGAGTGATAAACTTAGCAATGATACGACATCATTTGAATTGAGCCCTCATCAAATCCGATATTTTGACCATAAGGCGGGGACTCAACAGGTTAAAGAGGTTTTAGGGTTGGGTGAAGAAACCTTTCCCAACGGAATCGCTTGGGCAACCGAAGAAGTGGTCCTGAATACTCACTCAGGAACTCACGTCGATGCGCCATATCACTACGGCCCCTTAAGCGGTGATCAACCGGCTAAAACCATCGATCAGGTGCCGCTTGAGTGGTGCTATGGTGATGGGGTAGTCCTGGATATGCGACACAAAAAAATCGGTGAGGCGATTACGGAAAAAGATTTGCAATCAGAACTGGAACGGATTGGCTATCCATTAAAGCCGTTAGATATTACCCTGATTCACACAGGTGCGTCAACGTTCTTCGATCAGCCCGGCTATGCTTTTAAGCAACCCGGACTCAATCGAGCCGCAACGGAATGGCTGGTGGACCAGGGCATCAAGTTGATCGGTATTGATGCATGGGGGTTAGATCGACCATTTGATCGAATGGCTGTAGAGGCGAAGGAAGGAAAGGGGCAATTTTGGGAGGCACATCTAGTAGGGAGAGAAAAAGAATATTGTCAAATTGAAAAGCTATGCAACCTGGATCAGATTCCAAAACCATACGGGTTTAAAATCTCGGCCTTTCCGATCAATATTAAAGATGCCAGCGCGGGCTGGAGTCGAGTGGTTGCGATTATAGAAGAGTAATATAATAACGAGGGCTTGCACAAAAGCAAAACTACATAACCATGGTCGCTTCGGCAAGAAGGGTAGA encodes the following:
- a CDS encoding cyclase family protein → MRKLIDLSDKLSNDTTSFELSPHQIRYFDHKAGTQQVKEVLGLGEETFPNGIAWATEEVVLNTHSGTHVDAPYHYGPLSGDQPAKTIDQVPLEWCYGDGVVLDMRHKKIGEAITEKDLQSELERIGYPLKPLDITLIHTGASTFFDQPGYAFKQPGLNRAATEWLVDQGIKLIGIDAWGLDRPFDRMAVEAKEGKGQFWEAHLVGREKEYCQIEKLCNLDQIPKPYGFKISAFPINIKDASAGWSRVVAIIEE